Proteins encoded within one genomic window of Camelina sativa cultivar DH55 chromosome 19, Cs, whole genome shotgun sequence:
- the LOC104764146 gene encoding coiled-coil domain-containing protein 12, protein MASEDESIEQKAAARKEALRALRAAQELSETKEDGEDDTVEEDGPAMKFRNYVPQAKELQDGKLAPPELPQFEDPIVALPAAVEKKEDPFVNIAPKKPNWDLRRDVQKKLDKLERRTQKAMYKLMAEHEKEREITEADGNTIES, encoded by the exons ATGGCGAGTGAAGATGAATCGATTGAACAAAAGGCTGCTGCTCGTAAAGAGGCACTTAGAGCTCTAAGGGCAGCTCAGGAACTGTCCGAGACCAAGGAAGACGGAGAAGATGATACAGTCGAAGAAGA TGGTCCAGCCatgaaatttagaaattatGTTCCTCAAGCTAAGGAGCTTCAGGATGGTAAACTTGCTCCACCAGAGCTACCTCAATTCGAAGACCCGATAGTTGCACTTCCAGCTGCTGTGGAGAAGAAAGAG GACCCATTTGTCAACATTGCTCCAAAGAAGCCTAACTGGGACCTTCGAAGAGATGTGCAGAAGAAGCTTGATAAGCTCGAAAGGCGGACTCAAAAAGCAATGTATAAACTCATGG CTGAGCATGAGAAAGAACGTGAGATAACGGAAGCTGATGGTAACACCATAGAAAGTTGA
- the LOC104764147 gene encoding WD repeat-containing protein 48-like isoform X2 — MHRVGSAGSNGGSVRTRKEKKLTYVLNDANDTKHCAGINCLDVLKSSVSHDQSYLFTGSRDGTLKRWAFDDDATFCSATFESHVDWVNDAALAGESTLVSCSSDTTVKTWDGLSAGVCTRTLRQHSDYVTCLAVAAKNSNVVASGGLGGEVFIWDIEAALSPVTKPNDANEDSSSSNGANGPVTSLRTVSSSNNISVQSSPSHGYTPTIAKGHKESVYALAMNDSGTVLVSGGTEKVLRVWDPRTGSKSMKLRGHTDNVRVLLLDSTGRFCLSGSSDSMIRLWDLGQQRCLHTYAVHTDSVWALACTPSFSHVYSGGRDQCLYLTDLATRESVLLCTKDHPIQQLALQDDSIWVATTDSSVERWPAEVQSPQKVFQRGGSFLAGNLSFNRARVSLEGLNPAPAYKEPSITVSGTHPIVQHEILNNKRQIVTKDAAGSVKLWDITRGVVVQDYGKISFEEKKEELFEMVSIPSWFTVDTRLGCLSVHLETPQCFSAEMYSADLKVSGRPEDDKINLARETLKGLLGHWLAKKKHKPKPQVLASGDTLSVKDTKKNLSASKTEDSSAASDPVYPPFEFSSVSPPSIITEGSQGGPWRKKITEFTGTEDEKDFPLWCLDAVLNNRLPPRENTKLSFFLHPCEGSTVQVVTLGKLSAPRILRVHKVTNYVVEKMVLDNPLDSLAIDAASVSGGQPQPLFAGNGLLQSGLKPWQKLRPSIEILCNNQVLSPDMSLATVRAYIWKKSEDLILNYRVAIAR; from the exons ATGCACCGGGTTGGAAGTGCCGGCAGTAATGGCGGTTCTGTTCGCACTCGCAAAGAGAAAAAGCTTACTTACGTATTAAATGATGCCAACGACACAAAG CATTGTGCTGGCATTAATTGCTTGGATGTGTTGAAGTCGTCTGTTTCTCATGATCAAAGTTACCTCTTCACTGGAAGTCGTGATGGTACACTCAAGAGATGGGCATTTGATGACGATGCTACCTTTTGCTCTGCTACGTTTGAGTCTCATGTTGACTGG GTGAACGACGCTGCTCTGGCTGGTGAAAGCActcttgtttcttgttcttcagaCACTACGGTCAAG ACATGGGACGGCTTATCAGCAGGAGTCTGTACGAGGACTCTCCGACAGCATTCTGACTATGTCACTTGTTTGGCAGTTGCGGCAAAAAAT AGTAATGTTGTTGCATCTGGTGGCCTTGGTGGGGAAGTTTTTATATGGGATATCGAAGCTGCTTTGTCACCAGTTACGAAACCTAATGACGCTAATGAAGATAGCTCTTCTTCAAATGGTGCAAATGGTCCTGTTACAAGTTTAAGAACTGTTAGTTCAAGCAACAATATCTCTGTGCAGTCATCTCCATCTCATGGGTACACGCCAACAATTGCCAAAGGCCATAAGGAGTCTGTGTATGCTTTGGCGATGAATGATTCCGGGACGGTGCTCGTCTCTGGTGGAACAGAGAAG GTTTTACGTGTCTGGGACCCGAGAACCGGCTCAAAGAGTATGAAGCTGAGGGGGCATACAGATAATGTCAGAGTGCTGCTTCTGGACTCAACTGGCag GTTTTGCTTGTCTGGATCCTCTGATTCTATGATAAG ACTATGGGATCTTGGTCAGCAGAGATGTCTACATACCTATGCCGTGCATACAGATTCAGTTTGGGCGCTTGCATGCACTCCATCATTTAGTCATGTTTATAGCGGTGGAAGAGACCAATGT TTATACTTGACAGACTTGGCAACAAGGGAGAGTGTTTTGCTGTGCACTAAGGACCATCCAATTCAGCAATTAGCTTTGCAAGATGATAGTATATGGGTTGCAACTACAGACTCCTCTGTAGAGAGATGGCCTGCCGAAGTACAGAGTCCTCAAAAGGTCTTTCAACGAGGTGGCTCTTTTTTGGCTGGGAATTTGTCCTTTAATAGGGCGAGGGTGTCTTTGGAAGGACTAAATCCa GCCCCTGCCTACAAGGAGCCGTCAATAACTGTTTCAGGAACTCACCCGATTGTGCAACATGagattttgaataataaaagGCAAATTGTAACCAAG GACGCAGCTGGCTCAGTGAAACTATGGGATATCACTAGGGGTGTTGTGGTACAGGACTATGGAAAG ATTtcatttgaagagaagaaagaagaactgTTTGAGATG gTAAGCATTCCATCATGGTTTACTGTGGATACACGACTTGGATGCTTATCTGTACATTTGGAGACTCCACAATGCTTCTCAGCTGAGATGTATTCAGCAGACCTTAAAGTTTCTGGGCGACCTGAAGATGATAAG ATTAATCTAGCTCGTGAAACACTGAAAGGCCTGCTGGGTCACTGGCTGGCAAAGAAGAAGcacaaaccaaaaccccaaGTTCTTGCCTCTGGAGATACTTTATCTGTaaaagataccaaaaaaaatctaagtgcATCAAAAACTGAAGACAGTAGTGCTGCAAGTGATCCGGTGTATCCTCCGTTCGAGTTTTCTTCTGTCTCCCCTCCTTCCATCATAACCGAGGGTTCTCAAGGAGGAccatggaggaagaagataaccGAGTTTACTGGAACTGAAGATGAGAAGGACTTCCCATTGTGGTGCTTGGACGCTGTCTTGAACAATCGCCTTCCACCTAGAGAAAATACAAA ATTAAGCTTCTTCCTACATCCATGTGAAGGTTCAACTGTGCAAGTGGTTACACTAGGGAAACTTAGTGCACCCCGGATCTTAAGAGTTCACAAG GTTACCAATTACGTTGTGGAAAAGATGGTCCTTGACAATCCGTTGGATAGTCTAGCTATAGATGCAGCAAGTGTTTCAGGAGGACAACCTCAGCCACTGTTTGCAGGAAATGGATTACTACAGTCTGGTTTAAAGCCGTGGCAGAAACTTAGACCTTCCATCGAAATCTTATGCAATAACCAG GTCTTATCTCCAGATATGAGTTTAGCAACTGTACGGgcatatatatggaaaaaatcTGAGGATCTAATTCTCAACTACAGAGTGGCTATAGCTAGATAA
- the LOC104764147 gene encoding WD repeat-containing protein 48-like isoform X1 produces the protein MHRVGSAGSNGGSVRTRKEKKLTYVLNDANDTKHCAGINCLDVLKSSVSHDQSYLFTGSRDGTLKRWAFDDDATFCSATFESHVDWVNDAALAGESTLVSCSSDTTVKTWDGLSAGVCTRTLRQHSDYVTCLAVAAKNSNVVASGGLGGEVFIWDIEAALSPVTKPNDANEDSSSSNGANGPVTSLRTVSSSNNISVQSSPSHGYTPTIAKGHKESVYALAMNDSGTVLVSGGTEKVLRVWDPRTGSKSMKLRGHTDNVRVLLLDSTGRFCLSGSSDSMIRLWDLGQQRCLHTYAVHTDSVWALACTPSFSHVYSGGRDQCLYLTDLATRESVLLCTKDHPIQQLALQDDSIWVATTDSSVERWPAEVQSPQKVFQRGGSFLAGNLSFNRARVSLEGLNPAPAYKEPSITVSGTHPIVQHEILNNKRQIVTKDAAGSVKLWDITRGVVVQDYGKISFEEKKEELFEMVSIPSWFTVDTRLGCLSVHLETPQCFSAEMYSADLKVSGRPEDDKINLARETLKGLLGHWLAKKKHKPKPQVLASGDTLSVKDTKKNLSASKTEDSSAASDPVYPPFEFSSVSPPSIITEGSQGGPWRKKITEFTGTEDEKDFPLWCLDAVLNNRLPPRENTKLSFFLHPCEGSTVQVVTLGKLSAPRILRVHKVTNYVVEKMVLDNPLDSLAIDAASVSGGQPQPLFAGNGLLQSGLKPWQKLRPSIEILCNNQVLSPDMSLATVRAYIWKKSEDLILNYRVAIAR, from the exons ATGCACCGGGTTGGAAGTGCCGGCAGTAATGGCGGTTCTGTTCGCACTCGCAAAGAGAAAAAGCTTACTTACGTATTAAATGATGCCAACGACACAAAG CATTGTGCTGGCATTAATTGCTTGGATGTGTTGAAGTCGTCTGTTTCTCATGATCAAAGTTACCTCTTCACTGGAAGTCGTGATGGTACACTCAAGAGATGGGCATTTGATGACGATGCTACCTTTTGCTCTGCTACGTTTGAGTCTCATGTTGACTGG GTGAACGACGCTGCTCTGGCTGGTGAAAGCActcttgtttcttgttcttcagaCACTACGGTCAAG ACATGGGACGGCTTATCAGCAGGAGTCTGTACGAGGACTCTCCGACAGCATTCTGACTATGTCACTTGTTTGGCAGTTGCGGCAAAAAAT AGTAATGTTGTTGCATCTGGTGGCCTTGGTGGGGAAGTTTTTATATGGGATATCGAAGCTGCTTTGTCACCAGTTACGAAACCTAATGACGCTAATGAAGATAGCTCTTCTTCAAATGGTGCAAATGGTCCTGTTACAAGTTTAAGAACTGTTAGTTCAAGCAACAATATCTCTGTGCAGTCATCTCCATCTCATGGGTACACGCCAACAATTGCCAAAGGCCATAAGGAGTCTGTGTATGCTTTGGCGATGAATGATTCCGGGACGGTGCTCGTCTCTGGTGGAACAGAGAAG GTTTTACGTGTCTGGGACCCGAGAACCGGCTCAAAGAGTATGAAGCTGAGGGGGCATACAGATAATGTCAGAGTGCTGCTTCTGGACTCAACTGGCag GTTTTGCTTGTCTGGATCCTCTGATTCTATGATAAG ACTATGGGATCTTGGTCAGCAGAGATGTCTACATACCTATGCCGTGCATACAGATTCAGTTTGGGCGCTTGCATGCACTCCATCATTTAGTCATGTTTATAGCGGTGGAAGAGACCAATGT TTATACTTGACAGACTTGGCAACAAGGGAGAGTGTTTTGCTGTGCACTAAGGACCATCCAATTCAGCAATTAGCTTTGCAAGATGATAGTATATGGGTTGCAACTACAGACTCCTCTGTAGAGAGATGGCCTGCCGAAGTACAGAGTCCTCAAAAGGTCTTTCAACGAGGTGGCTCTTTTTTGGCTGGGAATTTGTCCTTTAATAGGGCGAGGGTGTCTTTGGAAGGACTAAATCCa GCCCCTGCCTACAAGGAGCCGTCAATAACTGTTTCAGGAACTCACCCGATTGTGCAACATGagattttgaataataaaagGCAAATTGTAACCAAG GACGCAGCTGGCTCAGTGAAACTATGGGATATCACTAGGGGTGTTGTGGTACAGGACTATGGAAAG ATTtcatttgaagagaagaaagaagaactgTTTGAGATG gTAAGCATTCCATCATGGTTTACTGTGGATACACGACTTGGATGCTTATCTGTACATTTGGAGACTCCACAATGCTTCTCAGCTGAGATGTATTCAGCAGACCTTAAAGTTTCTGGGCGACCTGAAGATGATAAG ATTAATCTAGCTCGTGAAACACTGAAAGGCCTGCTGGGTCACTGGCTGGCAAAGAAGAAGcacaaaccaaaaccccaaGTTCTTGCCTCTGGAGATACTTTATCTGTaaaagataccaaaaaaaatctaagtgcATCAAAAACTGAAGACAGTAGTGCTGCAAGTGATCCGGTGTATCCTCCGTTCGAGTTTTCTTCTGTCTCCCCTCCTTCCATCATAACCGAGGGTTCTCAAGGAGGAccatggaggaagaag ataaccGAGTTTACTGGAACTGAAGATGAGAAGGACTTCCCATTGTGGTGCTTGGACGCTGTCTTGAACAATCGCCTTCCACCTAGAGAAAATACAAA ATTAAGCTTCTTCCTACATCCATGTGAAGGTTCAACTGTGCAAGTGGTTACACTAGGGAAACTTAGTGCACCCCGGATCTTAAGAGTTCACAAG GTTACCAATTACGTTGTGGAAAAGATGGTCCTTGACAATCCGTTGGATAGTCTAGCTATAGATGCAGCAAGTGTTTCAGGAGGACAACCTCAGCCACTGTTTGCAGGAAATGGATTACTACAGTCTGGTTTAAAGCCGTGGCAGAAACTTAGACCTTCCATCGAAATCTTATGCAATAACCAG GTCTTATCTCCAGATATGAGTTTAGCAACTGTACGGgcatatatatggaaaaaatcTGAGGATCTAATTCTCAACTACAGAGTGGCTATAGCTAGATAA